Sequence from the Oncorhynchus kisutch isolate 150728-3 linkage group LG12, Okis_V2, whole genome shotgun sequence genome:
ttgttttagacaggtgcagtgaaatgtgttgttttacagataggtgcagtgaaatgtgttgttttagacaggtgcagtgaaatgtgttgttttacagataggtgcagtgaaatgtgttgttttacagattggtgcagtggaatgtgttgtttaacagggtcagccatagtagtacagcgtCCCTGGATCAAtttaaggttaagtgccttgctcaagtacACATCGACACATTTTTCACCTTGCCGGCTCGGATACTCGAACCAgccaccttttggttactggcttaACGCTCTGCTACCTTCTGCCCTAAAGAATGTCAAAACTCTGATATGCTTCCACTGATTTATTGAAATTCACAAAGAGAAAAAGTTTCCCCCATTGGGATCCATAGCGGTTCCAAGGCTCGTCGACATTCTGTGATGGCTAACTGCCCTTTTATGGATTGAAGTGAGTTTGTTTTAGGTGATATTTTCCAGAATATCATAGGTAACATCACAGTACACATATTTTCTATTGGAGATCACATTTGAAATTCCGATGTAACAGTTAATGAGAGCACTGCCTCTTTTAAAACAATACTTTAAGCTAAACAAAAATATTAGTAACCATATTTACAGTactgtcatgacattggcctgggggataggtttatgacagtcccccctttttcctctctctaccctactgaggttacatttgcaaaacccttggttaacatagagattctgggaacgtcagaaggtggggggaaattaactatattctggtaatccgaccaatggaacatatgcggtggtacttaatgaatatgatgtcagttcggttgtcatctgagatattctcatcaatgataagattacataaactctacattggaaagtctacacatcagagttgtcggattcacatggaattgttgttcaatttaaatgtttgaatatgaaattatttgtgatgggatgaaatgtgattttagcttcaaaaatgtgagatgtggctttacataagatagggctgctcactcagtggcccgcccacgtgaagagacagaggttgtaaactatgaaacacaccccttttctcccttcctatataaagccttgacaacAACATAACTTTCTGTTCTGATGatggtcctatgtcagaatggttcagataataactacagaacgaagccaacatcagcgtgagctttggttacgaatggtatgaactttgaactcttattcaagtgaagtgatacctcctagccgttgagttagcaacagctgCTGCAAacaagggttaggaaggaacagacagagtatcccgtctatcacacaacgaggTTACTAAAACTTATCCAATtgagagacattcttcaaaggatagaggactcggtttggcaacacggtcttccatctaccaccaacctactgaagcgcagctcagagtaaatatttattgcattttccttttccaaatgggcggtaatttagaatgcataagatactgtatttccgatagcacagcttcttccctttgttcctcagtcttccggCTCTTTcgctcaaacccagcccttttcctttgtgtaacaagctgtcatatctgttccgcccgctagggacgttttcctttatgacgtaatttgtaatcaagttatgattaattgtgtgtatgtgtaattctgtgtgattagttaggtatttagtaaataaataattaaacccaattttgtattgctgattcaaattgttagccagggttcgtgcagataactaagaatctacaactttcagatgagactgaattaaggtgatgattaatgttgactgctattgatgtaaattattactaggtctttaagagtttattcggaagataacagctctataaatattatttcgtggtgcctgactctctagttaattacatttacatgattagctcaatcaggtgatattaatatagaatagcatgtcatattacttaatccggcatagccaaagacacaacagtaCATTCTTGGGCTAGTCATAgcaggggattcatcagagaaaacatTTCATAAAAAAGTAAGAAAAAAGAATGTCAACATAACAATAAGCTGTGATCTGATTATTCAAAATGCCAGAAGTGTCCATTAACACCGAAGAACATAACAAACCAGGCAATGGTGAATTGGTGAACCATTCTGTAACATAACAGTGGAAAAACATCGACATAAACGATAGACTGGATAATCCATCAACACTAGACTGGATCTCTCATTCTACTTCAGAGGCAACTGATACCAAGAGGTGTTTGAATCTAGTCGGACATCTCTATGCTATATTACGtcatatttaaactcagttttacacAGATTCTCCATTGGAAGCCCCACCAGGCTTATGGTGAGTAAGACATATATGGTATCAAATGGTCCTAATAATATAAGGCCAGGATGGACTGGCCATGGGGACCCTCTTTGACAAGTGCCGCCAACCACTAATATAGACACTGATAGTGCAGATTGTGGATACATAAGGATATATCTAGATACATGAGGACTGTCACTGTACACACATCCACAGTTACAGGTGAGAGAGAATGGTGTCTCATTTCACATGGTCTCCGGCTCCAACTTTTGTTCATTTTTTCAGGGACATCTTGCGAAGTCCCTTCATACGATACAGCAAGCCATCGATGAAGTCCTGTCAGGAAACAGTAGAGAagatgtgagagagaggtggTTATCCTGTTTACAGGTCAACCAGTCAATACGTGCACGCACAGCACACAGTTTTAGGTGTGTTTATGGAAACTTAGTGGAAGTATATCTCACATGTTGTGGTTGTAAGAGTCATTTTGATAGGGTGTATGTTTGGGTTTGTTTTGAGCTGTCACTTCTCACCACTAGAGAGCAGTCTCACTGGGGTAAGGGGTTGTGTGGTGGGGTCAGGTCCTGGGGTCGTCTGTATGAGGGCCCAGGTAAACAAGTAGCAGTCACGCATGGGTCAACGGAAGATTCACAGTTTTTTACCGCACCTCACAAGATAATAATCGATCATTTAGGGgctgcttatatttgtcctgttacacACTTGTACAAGCGTCAGTGTGTCATGGAAATGTGTTTCTTTcatatcccaactctccctgagacacccaCAGGGTGTGGGGTCAGGGCCAGGGCCAGGGTGACCATTGTCCAGCGCCCCTGGAGCAATTGggttttcaccttgtcggctctggAATTCAAACCACCAACCTTTAGGTTACTGGTCCAACCCCGAAGGCTATCTGCCTCCCGTTAAAAAGATTGCCTGTATCATTGGATTATTCATTAAACGGTACCTCACCCATCATTAGCGTGTCCATAACAGTTTCTACATACTTCATGAATCAAGTAGCTAACTTAGTTACTATGTTAGGCTTTTCCTTTCTCTCACCTTTCTCTCAGCTGAATGTGCATGGGGCTCAGAGTGAAGCTGTTTAGGGGTGGATGGCTCATAaaatgactggaatggagtgtaatggctatgaatggagtgtaatggctatgaatggagtgtaatggctatgaatggagtgtaatggaatagtatcaaacacgtgtttgatactattccattccggacattattatgagccgtcctcccatcagcagcctccactgctaacTACATTATCAAATCCAAAGGGCCTTGCCTCTCAATGCAATTTGTTTGGTGCTTCCTCACCTCTTTGGGCTTGTCACAGTCTTGAAGAAGGTCCTGTAGAAATAGACATGGGAAACCATGAACCCTTTTACTCTGACTCTTTATTAAAAAAACACAAGGTGTTTTTGACAGATTTAGAACAGGGTTGAAATAGCTTTAGTTCTCGTTTAAATAGTTTGAGCGTTTGGTTGAGCCTGTCAATGCCAGATGGGCTGAGTTTTGCACTTTGGGGACTGTTCCAATGCCAGCCAAATTCAATTAAGCACAGCTACAGTATTTGCAGGAAGATGAATAGTATTTGTACCCAGGTCTGAATAGACCAAGGATTTTGAGCTCACATGTAGCTTTGCTCTCTGTTCTGCGTCTGATAGATCCAGCAACTCATCCATGTCAATTTCTAACTCTGGAATATCCTCCTCCTGGAAGAAAGGCAAAACACAAACAAAGAGAGAACTGGAATAAAACAAGAACCCAAATGTCAACAAGATAACTCTCCATTTATTCTAATAATACATTTAACCAATGAAAAAAAGGCTATTCTGAGTCTGaatgtcctctctgtcaactgtaCACTAATGTATTTCTTCATCCAGAATATACATTCTGAGAAAGGGCATCCGTTGCTTTCTCACTCAACCATTTTCATGAACCTGATTGTTGatggatgacacacacacacaacgatcACTGTGAAATGAACAAAGCAAATAAAAACATTCCCTTTTTTCCCCTCCTTTTTTCCCCTCCTTTTTTCCcctcctttttttgttgttggttgcCAGCAGATTTCCATGCTGATAGGAAGTGATAGAATTTTTGTGACCCACACAGTCACGCACAGATAATAGTTCAGACACTTAGTCTTTTGTGTTGACGGCCAACAAGCAAAACATTCCCTGGCATACACTGGGCTTTGGTGGACCACAGTTGTCCCACTAATCATGCAGCCACAGCTACCAAAGAGCCAATGACATACTTTAAAAGTAAACAACCACAAAAAGGAGAACATATTGTGCACCTATAACTCTACAATTCCCATTCACACTGTTCTTCCATTTTAATATCAATGAACTATCGCAAACTTCTGACATAATGtggatggtagatctccaggaagaggtttAGGCATAGAGAGGGCAATAGATCATAAGATTTACCCAGAGAACACTTTCCCTTGCAAATTAGCTTCCATTGAAATGATCCTTAGTTTTCAACGATCATTTCATGAGTATGTTGGCCTATACTAGTAAATCTGTTCCCTATTGTACCTACAATTTGTCTAATGAGACAAAATGGCTGCCGATCCTGATAGTAGATGATGGGAAATGACTGTTGACATCATTAATGAGTGGGGAAACAGCCAGGAAAACAAAACACAAGTGCACCTAATGTTCCCTGCACACTTACGCAAAGACAAAAAGGTTCTTATTCAACGCAGCATCATTTTTTTGTCTAATTAATGCATGAAGATCATTTGTCATTtgtgttgagatgttgcttttCAACAGCATTAGGGAGGATAATGGAGAAAATGGGTTGGGCACTGAAATGGTTTTCAAGAACCGCAATCATGAGTACAGTGCATTCATTTTTCAAACCTCAAAATGACTTTGCAACTTATTTAGAGCTGCATTGCAACTGACAAACAGGCTAATTATAAAGCTCTTAATTTACAGTTGTCATCTCCTGCATTATGGTCCCTTTTTGTTGTACCATTCCAGAACAGGAAATTGTGGGCAAGAAGGAAGTTTGGCCTTGCCCTGTTTGTTTTCTGTTAGGTTGAGATAAAACAGGGATGCTTTCCAAAATACATTCTAGCTTATTGTAGTGACATTTTTTTTATCAACTTTAACTTCCTTTATTTTTTCTCTTAGTTAGTTCCACTAACTGAGAAGGCATCAAGGAGCAAACACATTCTGCCCAATAGAAAATATAGTTATAGACCAATGAGGGTAGTacgctacagaggatagtgctTCAATCAATCAGAGGGTAgtacttcctgccatccaggacctgtctacttcttccatttaagaatgatggaggccactgtgttcttggggaccttcaatgcagcagaattATTTTgacacccttccccagatctgtggctcgaattccttcgaactcatggcttggtttttgctctgacatgcactgtcaactgtgggaccttatatagacaggtgtgtgcctttccagataATTTCtaaatcagttgaatttaccgcaggtggactccaatcaagttgtagaaacatctcaagaatgatcaatggaaacaggatacacatgagttcaatttcgagtctcatagcaaagggtctgaatccttttTTAAATAATGTATCTGTTTTTcaattttaataaatttgcaaaaatgtctaaaaaccgggttttgctttgtcattgggtgtagatgtgtgtggattgatgaggatttaacaaaatgtggaaaaagggaaggggtttgaatcatttccaaatgcactgtacatattacctcaaatacctcattaACAtctatccctgcacattgactcggtaccccctgtatatagcttcgttgttatttcattgtgtaccttttttttatttatttaaacttgttttattattattatttctacttttttttgtaaatatattcttacttaaaaaaaaaaaggttggttaagggattgtaaggaagcatttcacaataaggtctacaccacatgtgacaaataatgttTGATTTGATGAAAGGGTGTACTTTTTGTCCCCTTTGGAACTTGAACTAAATGCAGTCCCTCTGGCTCATCTAAATCTACAAGACAGCCTATTCCGCTGACACGGCAGCCTTTAGCATCACAACTCTGGAAAGCCAGAACAAGCTTGTCAGCAACAGTCAGACTCTTAGAAGTAATGATCATAAAACGAGGACAAGGAAAATCATTAGGCTATAAAGCTAGATAAGGCTAACCCTGCGAGCTAAATGGGCCATTATCCCTTAAATGCAATACATTAGCTAATGTTTTGTATTGTATGACTGGAGCTTTAAAAGTTATGTTCACCCCTCCTGTGGTAAActtcagatgtaggatcttattttGAGCTAATttgttacagcaggaaaataatcttgcagcaacaggaaatgtgaattataatgtggattataatttttggacatttttgtaggggttgatacatttttcattagggcaaatcaagtcaaatttgtGAAAGTGAAAATGACAAAATGTTAGAAACAtctttaaaactcaaatacactacaagtttgcaagTCCTGATTGgcaggaacattctcagcaacaaaagagtgatcaaattaagatcctacatctgtagttgtCCATTAAACTCCATTCAAATCCACCTCTTTATAGGTATAGTACAGGGGTTCCAATTAAGGTATTTTGGCAGCTGATGCTTAAGGTTACGCTGTGGGGTATTTCGACACAGATGCCTAGGGTCATGTGTTGAATTATTGAAGGTTATTCCTTAATTCACGTGTGGTTGCAGGGGTAGACTTTATCGGTAGCTTGATATCTTTTTTTGCTATTTTTCTCTTTAAAAACACACATTGTATTACAAACCCTGTGGAATTTAACAACAGCTAGGACTAGTTTCATAGATTGTGTTGAAACGGCCAGTATGTACCATCCCTGCCTGCATTCAACACCATACACTCATCATCGGTACTCTATAATCTGAAACCAACTATTACTAAACCATTAAAGCTCAGGTTCTATAATTTAGGTGGAAATTAGTTTAGGTATTGGGAAGCCAATGTCATTCACCGTGTGAAGCTAAGAGAAGGTTTAAGCACAAATAGCTGAGAAATTAAGCTGATCCCCAGAATATTAATCAAGTCAAGAATCTTTGAGCAAGAAATGTTCAGTGCCTTTATCTACACTGTGGGCAAACATGTTAAATCTTGGTAGGCTAACTGATGAAGGTAATCGCTTACCTGCCGTAGCATGCAGAGAGGATTTTCTCTGCAGGGGGAAGTCAATAAGTCAGCCATTTTGTTTTTTGGAATGAaccccacacacaaaaaaagaatgtgacctctgacctgtgtgGTAGTGGAAGCTTAAACCACCTTTGTGGCATACTGGAGGGTAATGGATATGTTTCTGCTTCTACAATGTTTTCCTTTTAGTTTAGTGAATATTAATAAAGTCCAGATTACTTTCGTTTTTCCCCCCGTAGCAAACCACTTCAGACCTTCCTTGTATCACTTGGCAAGCTCCTTTACTCAATTCCAACTTTCTTTCCACTGGCATAAATCAAATAGAACACACGAACTGACTGCTACTTGGGAAAATGCTACAGTATTTACTCATTGAGTAAAAAGTAGATTGTTATTGTCTTTTGATCTTTCCATCCTTTCTCAATCATGTATGAACTATTTCTAACCTCAGTGTCTTGGAAAATAATAATGCTATCTGATAATTTATCATGAATGCAGTGAGGGTCCAATCCCTCAGATCTGGCTAGGTCATCCTGGAGAATGTCAAGATTAAATGGCTTTGTCTTGATTTGAACCCACAACACAGTCTGCTGTACACTACTTTGGTATTTCCATTAATATAGGAACAAAGAAACAACTATTCAGAGACAACAATGAGTGCCTACCAGGGACGAAATATCAAGGAAACTTTTTAGAAAATTAACAATATTCTTTTGAAGGAATATGATAATAAGCTGGTGGTGGTTTCCCAGGCCAGTTCACTGTACTTCTCCACCCATACAAATGTGAGGCTTTACACTGTGAAAGCAGCTTCAGTTTTAATAATCAACTTTTATCTTTCAATCAGAGCTACTGGACATGGTGTTTGTACTAAAGATGCAAATGTAAGATGTATTTCATTGATTCTATTATTGATTATGTAAAATATTTTTGGCCACCACTGTACTATACAGTGCATTGtatagcagcataccaccctgcatcccactgctggcttgcttctgaagctaagcagggttagtCCTTGGATGGGACACCAGATGCTGcttgaagtggtgttggagggccagtaggaggcactctttcttcaggtcaaaaaaaatatcccaataccccagggcagtgattggggacgctgccctgtgtagggtgccgtctttcggatgggacgttaaacgggtgtcctgactctctgaggtcattaaagatcccatggtacttatcgtaagagtaggggtgttgacccttgtgtcctggctaaattcccaagctgtcacctaatcatccccagcttacaattggctcattcctctcccctgtaactattccccaggtcgttgctgtaaatgagaacgtgttctcagtcaacttacctggttaaataaaataaattgtttcaGGCCAACTTTTATTATGGACTTTCTTACAATGGGGGCAAAGGGGACATTGGATGGGGAAAATGGGGGCATTGGATGGGGGCAAAGGGGACATTGGATGGGGGCAAAGGGGACATTGAATGGGGGCAAAGGGGACATTGGATGGGGGCCAGCACACCGATTCTATTGTCACCCACGCTGCTGGTCATATTACGCCTTAGTTGAACCCTGACTAGGCCCCTTTCTCTCTCAAACACTGGGTTCTTTAGCCACCAGTTATTTACTTCCATATAGGCTTCACTGGCTAAGGGACAACTGTGTCCCAAGGTCATGTGAAAAAAGACAGCGTTCCTGACAATGACCTCCAGGAGGGCAAAGTAGAAATAATAGAATTCTAGAGAACTTTAGCTACAGTACTTCACATATAGTACATGTGATTTTAGGCTATTTATAATGGAAGTTGGTTTAATGGGTCACATAATATGAATATGTGTATACTGATatgtgttaatcaaatcaaatcaaaattatcATAATGTTAGGATTGATTGGGGATAAACTGATCCTGGATATGTTTCCACAGGCATCTACAGTATCTTGTATCATCTATATATCTTCTATATATGGtctatctatcatctatctatcGTCTATCTATCGACTATCTTCTATCTCCCAAAACAAAAGGTTTACGGTTCATTGACAAGGAGCCAAAACTGGAGCCCAAATTTTAGTTTCCATTGCATTTCCTAGGGGCCCGGTAATCAAATTGCCACAGCTGAGGTTATAATTGGACCGAGCTCCCTCTGGTTCCGGGACTAATTATTTGAGTCAATCAAGTCTTCATACTTAGCCTCACCCAGCCTCATTCAGGTtcccaattcagtttgtctgctCTGGAAACGCACAGAGAAATATCCCAAGATAGCTAGATTCTGTCACAACATGAAATAACCAATTTACTGAACtttatctccttctctctatcctctctaacaAGGGAGCACCATCCCCTCTTCCCTCACCTCTCCTAAACTCTGTTTCTCCCCTTCTCTAGCAGGCGACTGTCGCTATGGGAGCTCCCTTGTGTAAACTAAAGCTTGCTTACTTTACCATTATATTTACATCATGCCCTAATAAGATACTGGTCCAGGACTAGTTTTTGATATATTACACCACAATGGTGAAGATCAACACTGGTGTAAAAGGAGCTGACCGTAAATCAGAAGATAGCTTAAACTCACCTCGCAGTCGAACAGGAGATGCAGCTGCCCATCGATCCACTCCTCGATGTCCAGCCTCTTTTGCAGGTCCTTGCGGTTGTACTTGACCGTGAGTTTTCCCAGTCTGCGTTGAGGAGGCTCCTCTTCTGCCTTCTCCTCACCTGGGGTTTGGAACAAGACCCTGTGCTGGGGACCCGGTTGGGTGGacatgcctctgtctgtctgtctgtctgtctgtctgtctgtctgtctgtctgtctgtctgtctgtctgtctgtctgtctgtctgtctgtctgtctgtctgtctgtctgtctgtctgtctgtctgtctgtctgtctgtctgtctgtctgtctgtctgtctgtctgcaatgatgtctgtctgtctgcaatgatgtctgtctgtctgcactgctgtccgtctgtctgcactgctgtctgtctgtctgtctgcaatgatgtctgtctgtctgcaatgatgtctgtctgtctgcactgctgtccgtctgtctgcactgctgtctgtctgtctttctcttatGCTCTCTTATCTGTGTATTCCTACTTCCAaacccctctgtatctctctgtatctctatggcctcctctctttctccctctgccctgctttcccttctctctgtcattTCCTCCTACTTTCTCCGGGGCTCCCTCTTTGACTCcacccttccccccccccctctctctctctccactcgcCCCTCTCAGTCTCCTCCTCCTTTGCCTTGCGTGCCCTCTTCTTCTTTAATTTCCTATCCTCTTCCTCGCTCCTCTTACACTCTCCTCTTCGTctcccatcttcctctctcctctctttattccTGTCgatttacttttttattttctgcctctgtctgactgtctctcgcCTTTGCTCTGTACATGGTAAGAGTACAAATGCTTCCTttcctttttgtgtgtgtgtttgtgtgtgtgtttgtgtgtgtgtttgtgtgtgtgtttgtgtgtgtgtttgtgtgtgtgtttgtgtgtatgtttgtgtgtgtgtttgtgtgtgtgtttgtgtgtgtgtttgtgtgtgtgtgtttgtgtgtgtgtttgtgtgtgtgtttgtgtgtatgtttgtgtgtgtgtttgtgtgtgtttgtgtgtgtgtttgtgtgtgtgtttgtgtgtgtgtttgtgtgtgtgtttgtgtgtatgtttgtgtgtgtgtttgtgtgtgtgtttgtgtgtgtgtttgtgtgtgtgtttgtgtgtgtgtttgtgtgtgtgttgtgtgtgtgtttgtgtgtgtgtgtttgtgtgtgtgtttgtgtgtgtgtttgtgtgtgtgtttgtgtgtgtgtttgtgtgtgtgtttgtgtgtgtgtttgtgtgtgtgtttgtgtgtatgtttgtgtgtgtgtttgtgtgtgtgtttgtgtgtgtgtttgtgtgtgtgtttgtgtgtgtgtttgtgtgtgtgtttgtgtgtgtgtttgtgtgtgtgtttgtgtgtgtgtttgtgtgtgtgtttgtgtgtgtgtgtttgtgtgtgtgtttgtgtgtgtgtttgtgtgtatgtttgtgtgtgtgtttgtttgtgtgtgtgtttgtgtgtgtgtttgtgtgtgtgtttgtgtgtgtgtttgtgtgtgtgtttgtgtgtgtgtttgtgtgtgtgtgtttgtgtgtgtgtttgtgtgtgtgtttgtgtgtgtttgtgtgtgtgtttgtgtgtgtgtttgtgtgtgtttgtgtgtgtgtttgtgtgtgtgtgtgtgtgtgtgtgtgtgtttgtgtgtgtgtttgtgtgtgtgtttgtgtgtttgtgtgtgtgtttgtgtgtttgtgtgtgtgtttgtgtgtgtgtttgtgtgtgtgtgtgtgtgtttgtgtgtgtgtttgtgtgtgtgtgtgtgtgtgtgtgtgtgtgtgtgtgtgtttgtgtgtgtgtttgtgtgtgtgtttgtgtgtgtgtttgtgtgtgtgtttgtgtgtgtgtttgtgtgtgtgtttgtgtgtgtgtttgtgtgtgtgtgtgtgtgtgtgtgtttgtgtgtgtgtttgtgtgtgtgtgtgtgtgtttgtgtgtgtgtttgtgtgtgtgtgtgtgtgtgtgtgtgtgtgtgtttgtgtgtgtgtgtgtgtgtgtgtgtgtgtgtgtgtgtgtgtgtttgtgtgtgtgtgtgtgtgtgtgtgttgtgtgtgtgtgtgtgtgtgtgtgtgtgtgtgtgtgtgtgtttgtgtgtgtgttgtgtgtgtgtttgtgtgtgtgtgtgtgttgtgtgtgtgtgtgtgtgtgtgtgtgtgtgtgtgtgtgtgtgtgtttgtgtgtgtgtttgtgtgtgtgtttgtgtgtgtgtcaaagccaCAACACGAGGAGATTTTGACAGATGGCTTGCTGCCCTTATTtcgaaaaatacatttaaaaatatacaGTATTGCAGAGTAGTTTTTGCAAGTCATCTATCTGCTTGAGAAAGAAAACATTTGCATTGTAAATTATAATTTACCTTCCTTTTTCCATATCTTCACTGTGAATGGAATCCACGACTCTTTCCCCCACAGTGAAATTATTTGAAGGGGAAGGAGAACAACAGCAATGAAAGCCAACAACAAATTCTGAACCCACATCAATGCATAACTGACCAAATAATAAAATACAAACATTGGAATTTTGAATTTCGTAGTGAGTGTGGAACATGTGAAAAacatattgttgtctatcaataaTGACAAGCTacctgggtctgacaacttggatggaaaattactgaggatgatAGTGGATGATTTTGCCACTCTTATTTGCCATCTCTTTAATCTAAGCCTacaagaaagtgtgtgccctcaggcttggagggaagcaaaagtcattccgctacccaagaacaGCTAAttaccctttactggctcaaacaatcgaccaatcagcctgttaccaacccttagtaaacttttggaaaaaattgtgtttagCCAGATCCAATGccatttcacagtaaacaaattaaaaacagaTTTTCAGCACGCATATACGGATGGTGATTCAACAAGTATGGACGGCAcgtacacaaatgactga
This genomic interval carries:
- the LOC109900219 gene encoding protein phosphatase 1 regulatory subunit 14B isoform X1, whose translation is MSTQPGPQHRVLFQTPGEEKAEEEPPQRRLGKLTVKYNRKDLQKRLDIEEWIDGQLHLLFDCEEEDIPELEIDMDELLDLSDAEQRAKLHDLLQDCDKPKEDFIDGLLYRMKGLRKMSLKK
- the LOC109900219 gene encoding protein phosphatase 1 regulatory subunit 14B isoform X2; the encoded protein is MSTQPGPQHRVLFQTPGEEKAEEEPPQRRLGKLTVKYNRKDLQKRLDIEEWIDGQLHLLFDCEEEDIPELEIDMDELLDLSDAEQRAKLHDLLQDCDKPKEVRKHQTNCIERTSSMACCIV